The Cupriavidus nantongensis genome has a segment encoding these proteins:
- a CDS encoding winged helix-turn-helix transcriptional regulator, which translates to MVTRKDPSEDTCPVARALALVGDRWSLMIVRDAFDGMHRFSDFQRSLAVARNILSDRLRRLVEAGILSTRPASDGSAYQEYVLTEMGESLFPIVVALRQWGEHHLFARGERRSQLVEKRTGKPVPPMMPRSGDGKVLSPDEAEVRKPR; encoded by the coding sequence ATGGTCACCCGCAAGGACCCGAGCGAAGATACCTGCCCCGTGGCGCGCGCGCTGGCGCTGGTCGGCGACCGCTGGTCGCTGATGATCGTGCGCGATGCCTTCGACGGCATGCACCGCTTCAGCGACTTCCAGCGCAGCCTGGCGGTGGCGCGCAATATCTTGTCCGACCGCCTGCGCCGTCTGGTGGAAGCCGGCATCCTGTCGACGCGACCCGCTTCGGACGGCAGTGCCTACCAGGAGTACGTGCTGACGGAAATGGGGGAGAGCCTGTTCCCCATCGTGGTGGCGTTGCGCCAGTGGGGGGAACACCACCTGTTCGCGCGCGGCGAGCGGCGCTCACAACTGGTGGAAAAGCGCACCGGCAAGCCGGTGCCGCCGATGATGCCGCGCTCGGGTGACGGCAAGGTGCTGTCGCCAGATGAGGCGGAGGTGCGCAAGCCGCGATAG
- a CDS encoding MFS transporter has protein sequence METCTRAPDTASPPPRPAATPLPRSAVLLFACASGLSVANVYYAQPLLDALMADFGIGAAAIGGVVTATQAGCALALLLLVPLGDLLPRRRLMLAQVLALAGALAVVALAPSVTMLLAGMLLTGLLGTAMTQGLIAYAAAAAAPRERGHVVGTAQGGVFAGLLLARVVAGGVSDLAGWRSVYVCAAAVMLVLALLLWRSLPVLPGPAQRMRYASLVWSLFALLCRDRVLQIRGMIALLMFAAFNIFWSALVLPLSAPPYQLSHTAIGAFGLVGAAGALAAARAGRWADQGLGQRTTFAALVLLVVAWLPLSWLGTSLWPLALGIVLLDLGGQAIHVTNQSMIFRADATAHSRLVGAYMLFYATGSGLGALATTATYDAAGWRGVCMLGAGVSLLALLFWAGTRHWMPAQATP, from the coding sequence ATGGAAACCTGCACGCGCGCGCCGGACACGGCATCGCCCCCACCCCGCCCCGCGGCCACGCCACTGCCGCGCAGTGCGGTGCTGTTGTTCGCCTGCGCCAGCGGGCTCAGCGTGGCCAACGTCTATTACGCGCAGCCGCTGCTGGACGCGCTGATGGCGGACTTCGGCATCGGTGCCGCCGCCATCGGCGGCGTCGTCACCGCCACCCAGGCCGGCTGCGCGCTGGCGCTGCTGTTGCTGGTGCCGCTGGGCGACCTGCTGCCGCGCCGCCGCCTGATGCTGGCGCAGGTGCTGGCGCTGGCCGGCGCGCTGGCGGTGGTGGCGCTGGCGCCATCGGTGACGATGCTGCTGGCGGGGATGCTGCTGACCGGCCTGCTCGGCACCGCCATGACGCAGGGACTGATCGCCTACGCGGCCGCCGCGGCAGCCCCGCGCGAACGCGGGCACGTGGTCGGCACCGCGCAGGGCGGCGTGTTTGCCGGCTTGCTGCTGGCGCGCGTGGTGGCCGGCGGCGTCAGCGACCTGGCCGGATGGCGCAGCGTCTATGTCTGCGCCGCCGCGGTCATGCTGGTGCTGGCGCTGCTGCTGTGGCGCTCGCTGCCGGTGCTGCCCGGCCCCGCGCAGCGGATGCGCTATGCCAGCCTGGTGTGGTCGCTGTTCGCGCTGCTGTGCCGCGACCGGGTCCTGCAGATCCGCGGCATGATCGCGCTGCTGATGTTCGCCGCGTTCAATATCTTCTGGAGCGCGCTGGTGCTGCCGCTCAGCGCCCCGCCCTACCAGCTGTCGCACACCGCCATCGGCGCCTTCGGGCTGGTCGGCGCGGCCGGTGCGCTGGCCGCTGCGCGCGCGGGGCGCTGGGCCGACCAGGGCCTCGGTCAGCGCACCACGTTCGCGGCCCTGGTGCTGCTGGTGGTCGCATGGCTGCCGCTGTCATGGCTGGGCACTTCGCTGTGGCCGCTCGCGCTCGGCATCGTGCTGCTCGACCTGGGCGGCCAGGCCATCCACGTCACCAACCAGAGCATGATCTTCCGCGCCGATGCCACCGCGCACAGCCGGCTGGTCGGTGCCTACATGCTGTTCTATGCGACCGGCAGCGGCCTGGGCGCGCTTGCCACCACGGCGACCTACGATGCTGCCGGCTGGCGCGGCGTGTGCATGCTCGGTGCGGGAGTCAGCTTGCTGGCGCTGTTGTTCTGGGCCGGCACACGGCACTGGATGCCGGCGCAGGCCACGCCATAG
- the uraH gene encoding hydroxyisourate hydrolase — MAGISTHVLDVSLGRPVAGMQVELFDVAVQPPRLLARTRTNHDGRTDAPMLPPAQARTGEFELRFWVADYFRTPDVFADIVPVRFTIADAAQHYHVPLLCSPWSFGTYRGS; from the coding sequence ATGGCAGGTATCAGCACCCATGTGCTCGACGTATCGCTGGGCCGCCCGGTGGCCGGCATGCAGGTCGAGCTGTTCGACGTCGCGGTGCAGCCGCCCCGGCTGCTGGCACGCACCCGCACCAACCACGACGGCCGCACCGATGCGCCGATGCTGCCGCCGGCGCAGGCGCGCACCGGCGAGTTCGAGCTGCGCTTCTGGGTGGCGGACTACTTCCGCACCCCGGACGTGTTCGCCGACATCGTGCCGGTGCGCTTTACCATCGCGGATGCGGCGCAGCACTACCATGTGCCGCTGCTGTGTTCGCCGTGGAGTTTTGGCACGTATCGGGGGAGTTGA
- the uraD gene encoding 2-oxo-4-hydroxy-4-carboxy-5-ureidoimidazoline decarboxylase translates to MSHPLDLASVNALDEAAFAEAFGSVFEHFPQAAAGAWAQRPFASVAALHGAMMDVVRKLDAPRQCDFLNLHPQLSARNIRAGTMTADSNAEQKSAGLDAMSVQQEAALDQLNADYQARHGFPFIICVRHYTREGIFAAFERRIGRSTQQELDEALAQIAAITRGRLAARLAG, encoded by the coding sequence ATGTCTCACCCCCTCGACCTGGCGTCGGTCAACGCCCTGGACGAAGCGGCCTTTGCCGAGGCCTTCGGCAGCGTGTTCGAACACTTTCCGCAGGCCGCGGCAGGCGCCTGGGCGCAGCGGCCGTTCGCCTCGGTGGCGGCGCTGCATGGCGCGATGATGGACGTGGTGCGCAAGCTCGACGCGCCGCGCCAGTGCGATTTCCTGAACCTGCACCCGCAGCTGTCGGCGCGCAATATCCGCGCGGGCACCATGACGGCGGATTCCAACGCCGAGCAGAAGAGCGCCGGACTGGATGCGATGTCGGTGCAGCAGGAGGCCGCGCTGGACCAGCTCAACGCCGATTACCAGGCGCGCCACGGCTTCCCCTTCATCATCTGCGTGCGCCACTACACCCGCGAAGGCATCTTTGCCGCGTTCGAGCGCCGCATCGGCCGCAGCACGCAGCAGGAGCTGGACGAGGCGCTGGCGCAGATCGCGGCCATCACGCGCGGACGGCTGGCGGCGCGGCTGGCCGGCTGA
- the uraH gene encoding hydroxyisourate hydrolase, which produces MDDHSFDPARRRFALQSMTLGGGALLAGASWGATPDAPNQTAAPVQQGGLSPRLTLHALDTYHGTPAAGMRVEMFRIDNGQRTPLQTVTLAANGRSEPPLLIGDSYRTGTYELILHADEYFAARKASLPQPSFLSKIPLRVRVTDAGQRIHLPVLFGPWSYNYYRGS; this is translated from the coding sequence ATGGACGACCATAGCTTTGATCCCGCGCGCCGGCGCTTCGCGCTGCAATCGATGACGCTGGGTGGCGGCGCGCTGCTGGCCGGCGCCAGCTGGGGCGCCACGCCGGACGCGCCCAACCAGACCGCCGCGCCGGTACAGCAAGGCGGCCTGAGCCCGCGCCTGACGCTGCATGCACTCGACACCTACCACGGCACGCCCGCGGCCGGCATGCGCGTGGAGATGTTCCGCATCGACAATGGGCAACGCACGCCGCTGCAGACCGTCACGCTGGCCGCCAACGGCCGCAGCGAGCCGCCGCTGCTGATCGGCGACAGCTACCGCACCGGCACCTACGAACTGATCCTGCACGCCGACGAGTACTTCGCCGCGCGCAAGGCCAGCCTGCCGCAGCCGTCGTTCCTGTCGAAGATCCCGCTGCGCGTGCGTGTCACCGACGCCGGGCAGCGCATCCACTTGCCCGTGCTGTTCGGGCCGTGGAGCTACAACTACTACCGCGGCAGCTGA
- a CDS encoding MFS transporter, with protein MSITKQGVPVFAGTAEDAEDSVYRKVTWRLLPFLGVLWVLAWLDRVNIGFAKLQMLDALRFSEAVYGLGAGIFFLGYFFFEVPSNMLLQKIGAKKTIMRITICWGVICMLQSYVTTPTQFYILRFLLGAFEAGFYPGVILYLTYWYPSQRRARAFGTFMSASAIAGVLGGPLAGWIMTGMAGVSGMHGWQWLFILEGIPSVLAGIFAWFYMTDKPEQAHWLSDAEKRVVQDALRRDHAAMGERGHDWRTLFTNPKVWLLIAIFFCLLCANSTLTFWIPTIIKDVGFTTPMAVGWIAAVAYLCGAAGMILNGAHSDRRNEVRWHFSGAALVGGGAMAVLAVLLGAQVLSPVIALLAMTAALVGTMSAIPVFWQLPNRYLAGSAAAVGVALINSVANLAGFGAPYVMGLVKNATGKLTSGLYLVAVIEVLAAVLVLVGIRQLRSKPAPAPVR; from the coding sequence ATGTCGATCACGAAACAAGGCGTACCGGTCTTCGCCGGCACCGCCGAAGACGCCGAGGACAGCGTCTACCGCAAGGTAACCTGGCGCCTGCTGCCCTTCCTCGGGGTGCTGTGGGTGCTGGCGTGGCTGGACCGCGTCAACATCGGCTTCGCCAAGCTGCAGATGCTGGACGCGCTGCGCTTCAGCGAGGCCGTGTACGGGCTGGGCGCGGGCATCTTCTTCCTGGGTTACTTCTTCTTCGAAGTGCCGTCGAACATGCTGCTGCAGAAGATCGGCGCCAAGAAGACCATCATGCGCATTACCATCTGCTGGGGCGTGATCTGCATGCTGCAGAGCTACGTCACCACGCCCACGCAGTTCTACATCCTGCGCTTCCTGCTGGGCGCGTTCGAGGCCGGCTTCTACCCCGGCGTGATCCTGTACCTGACCTACTGGTATCCGTCGCAGCGCCGCGCACGCGCGTTCGGCACCTTCATGTCGGCATCGGCCATTGCCGGCGTGCTGGGCGGGCCGCTGGCGGGCTGGATCATGACCGGCATGGCGGGTGTCAGCGGCATGCACGGCTGGCAGTGGCTGTTCATCCTGGAGGGCATCCCGTCGGTGCTGGCCGGCATCTTTGCCTGGTTCTACATGACCGACAAGCCCGAGCAGGCGCACTGGCTGTCCGACGCCGAGAAGCGCGTGGTGCAGGACGCGCTCAGGCGCGACCACGCCGCCATGGGCGAGCGCGGCCACGACTGGCGCACGCTCTTCACCAACCCCAAGGTCTGGCTGCTGATCGCGATCTTCTTCTGCCTGCTGTGCGCCAACTCGACGCTGACCTTCTGGATCCCGACCATCATCAAGGACGTGGGCTTCACCACGCCGATGGCGGTGGGCTGGATCGCCGCGGTGGCCTACCTGTGCGGCGCCGCCGGCATGATCCTCAACGGCGCGCATTCCGACCGCCGCAATGAAGTGCGCTGGCACTTCAGCGGCGCCGCGCTGGTCGGCGGCGGTGCCATGGCCGTACTGGCGGTGCTGCTGGGCGCGCAGGTGCTGTCGCCGGTGATCGCGCTGCTGGCGATGACCGCCGCGCTGGTCGGCACCATGAGCGCGATCCCGGTGTTCTGGCAGCTGCCCAACCGCTACCTGGCCGGCAGCGCCGCCGCGGTGGGCGTGGCGCTGATCAACTCGGTGGCCAACCTGGCCGGCTTCGGCGCCCCGTACGTGATGGGGCTGGTCAAGAACGCCACCGGCAAGCTCACCTCCGGGCTGTACCTGGTGGCAGTGATCGAAGTGCTGGCCGCGGTGCTGGTTCTGGTGGGCATCCGCCAGCTGCGCAGCAAGCCTGCCCCTGCGCCTGTACGTTAA
- a CDS encoding selenium-binding protein SBP56-related protein encodes MNMRPDPTFHASPELAIHAPAESFAYTVLLSPDGAQLDALAVIDVKPGSPTYSQVVHTVPMTHKGDELHHFGWNACSSALSPLTGHAFLERRYLIIPGMRSSRLYIVDTKPHPTQARIHKIVEPDEIFRKTGYSRPHTVHCGPEGIYVSTLGGSGPDGTDGPPGIFIMDCETFEVLGRWEIDRGEQQKHYDFWWNLPRDYMVSSEWALPPQFENGLVPEDLLGNRYGHKLHFWDLRARRNVQTIDLGANHQMALEVRPAHDPVREYGFVGVVVDTTNLEGSIWTWWREDGKFHAEKTATIPAEPADASQLPPLLQGFGAVPPLVTDIDLSLDDRFLYVSCWGTGEMRQYDVTDPRKPRLAGSVHLGGMVRRTPHPNGKPFAGGPQMVEISRDGERVYWTNSLYSTWDQQFYPDGIPGAQVMARAGADGGLVLADDYWVEFPEGYRAHQIRLEGGDCSTDSFCYPSARA; translated from the coding sequence ATGAACATGCGGCCAGATCCGACGTTTCACGCCTCGCCGGAGCTTGCGATCCACGCGCCAGCGGAATCCTTTGCCTATACCGTGCTGCTCAGCCCCGACGGCGCGCAGCTCGACGCGCTCGCGGTGATCGACGTCAAGCCCGGATCGCCGACCTACAGCCAGGTGGTGCATACCGTGCCGATGACGCACAAGGGCGATGAACTGCATCACTTCGGCTGGAACGCCTGTTCGTCGGCGCTGTCGCCGCTGACCGGCCATGCGTTCCTGGAGCGGCGCTACCTGATCATTCCGGGGATGCGCTCGTCGCGCCTGTATATCGTCGACACTAAACCGCACCCGACCCAGGCGCGCATCCACAAGATCGTCGAGCCCGACGAGATCTTCCGCAAGACCGGCTATTCGCGGCCGCATACCGTGCATTGCGGCCCGGAGGGCATCTATGTCAGCACGCTGGGCGGCAGCGGGCCGGATGGCACCGATGGCCCGCCCGGCATCTTCATCATGGACTGCGAGACCTTCGAGGTGCTGGGCCGCTGGGAGATCGACCGCGGCGAGCAGCAGAAGCACTACGACTTCTGGTGGAACCTGCCGCGCGACTACATGGTGTCGAGCGAATGGGCCCTGCCGCCGCAGTTCGAGAACGGGCTGGTGCCCGAGGATTTGCTCGGCAACCGCTACGGCCACAAGCTGCATTTCTGGGACCTGCGCGCACGGCGCAACGTGCAGACCATCGACCTGGGCGCCAATCACCAGATGGCGCTGGAAGTCCGGCCCGCGCATGATCCGGTGCGCGAGTACGGCTTCGTCGGCGTGGTGGTCGACACCACCAACCTGGAAGGCTCGATCTGGACCTGGTGGCGCGAGGATGGCAAGTTCCACGCCGAGAAAACTGCGACGATCCCGGCCGAGCCCGCCGACGCCAGCCAGTTGCCGCCGCTGCTGCAAGGCTTCGGCGCGGTGCCGCCGCTGGTGACCGATATCGACCTGTCGCTGGACGACAGGTTCCTCTACGTGTCGTGCTGGGGCACGGGCGAGATGCGCCAGTACGACGTCACCGATCCGCGCAAGCCCCGGCTCGCCGGCTCGGTCCATCTCGGCGGCATGGTCCGCCGCACTCCGCACCCCAACGGCAAGCCCTTCGCCGGCGGCCCGCAGATGGTGGAGATCAGTCGCGACGGCGAGCGCGTCTACTGGACCAACTCGCTGTATTCCACCTGGGACCAGCAGTTCTATCCCGACGGCATTCCAGGCGCGCAGGTCATGGCCCGCGCCGGAGCGGACGGCGGCCTGGTGCTGGCCGACGACTACTGGGTCGAGTTTCCCGAAGGCTACCGCGCGCACCAGATCCGTCTGGAAGGCGGCGACTGCTCGACCGATTCGTTCTGCTATCCCTCGGCCAGGGCTTGA
- a CDS encoding LysR family transcriptional regulator, protein MIRADDPFDTYLLRVLCILIAEQSVSRTAIRLNQSQPAISAALKRLRAIFNDPLLTREKNVMVPTERALQLARNAQAALSALDNLLVSDDRFDPATTEQSFVVAMPDYLAPPFFAHVVRAVRRAAPHARLSALPLGTSFDYEQALSAGAVDIVIGNWPNPPEHLHLSVLLEDEVVCVVAQDSVHAQPGKFTAQAYLGASHIVPTPYSRDQRGLVDAGLSTLRVHRDNRVSCPYFNLAPSLIPGTDLILTTARHFANYHAQHVPLAVLEPPIEFPFMRFYQLWHPSRHRSAAHVWLRGMLSAASQELRDLRDMHR, encoded by the coding sequence ATGATTCGCGCCGACGACCCGTTCGACACCTACCTGCTGCGCGTGCTGTGCATCCTGATCGCCGAGCAGAGCGTGTCGCGCACGGCGATCCGCCTGAACCAGTCGCAGCCGGCCATCAGCGCCGCGCTCAAGCGCCTGCGCGCGATCTTCAACGACCCGTTGCTGACGCGCGAGAAGAACGTGATGGTGCCGACCGAGCGCGCGCTGCAGCTGGCGCGCAACGCGCAGGCCGCGCTCAGCGCGCTCGACAACCTGCTGGTGTCGGACGACCGCTTCGACCCGGCCACCACCGAGCAGAGCTTCGTGGTGGCGATGCCGGACTACCTGGCGCCGCCGTTCTTTGCGCATGTGGTGCGCGCCGTGCGCCGCGCCGCGCCGCATGCGCGGCTGTCGGCGCTGCCGCTGGGGACCAGCTTCGATTATGAGCAGGCGCTGTCGGCGGGCGCGGTCGATATCGTCATCGGCAACTGGCCCAATCCGCCCGAGCACCTGCACCTGTCGGTGCTGCTGGAGGACGAGGTGGTGTGCGTGGTGGCGCAGGACAGCGTGCATGCGCAGCCCGGCAAGTTCACCGCGCAGGCTTACCTGGGCGCATCGCATATCGTGCCGACGCCGTATTCGCGCGACCAGCGCGGACTGGTCGATGCAGGCCTGAGCACGCTGCGCGTGCACCGCGACAACCGGGTCAGCTGTCCGTACTTCAACCTCGCGCCCAGCCTGATCCCCGGCACCGACCTGATCCTGACCACCGCGCGCCATTTCGCCAACTACCATGCGCAGCATGTGCCGCTGGCGGTGCTGGAGCCGCCGATCGAGTTCCCGTTCATGCGCTTCTACCAGTTGTGGCACCCGTCGCGCCACCGCTCGGCCGCCCATGTCTGGCTGCGCGGCATGCTGAGCGCGGCCTCGCAGGAACTGCGCGACCTGCGCGACATGCATCGCTAG